A stretch of the Glycine soja cultivar W05 chromosome 13, ASM419377v2, whole genome shotgun sequence genome encodes the following:
- the LOC114380953 gene encoding uncharacterized protein LOC114380953, producing MGEEKEMLDPNVVGRSVPQCCRCNELEERCKKAEVRCEELGFELQKKKEHCEELGAKVMALEGEKFEFEDKVKVLSKGLERLKEVSGGEIKPIVDLAEDNDKVLQCEKIRAESEVEVWKDKYKKLESWALQFGMGRDGDEENGKEQESKPISNEGNLHLDTSFGFWQNLEKVAALGNKKIGDIQSVGTPSDGIFHRSHILDVLPSRKTKQLTFQTEESHGKNMAPSTLIGAKSAPTSVIDIIDSDDEPNIIQNPVPDRQGSESISVSACFAADGKESNNSSAQNNQDSLDLDENLLFVATPKRKRTCNVVTSESESDDDNILICKLKRKHIQEPSSDQVRPDLSSSPPANISEDNKVTDSVMTRRRLWPLRKCARKSQDDKISSCRPRKAKNQQSIPTNDDADDESEEDLSYSEGENMSDFIVDDSDVSNCEDTSSTSQDVANSDVADSDSANSQDVQDSNMESYSQDVSDEDMDFGNILSKIQRSKTNMKWEFEADMLAAFGKDPELCMKAVCALYRQQTSEEQMSKGALLSNQRGFNKFDAYKGSILAEFLTDGDPYGGLKKSVKELQENDPEAVELCRSLATHYSKQLYEIYKNKEDPLFPG from the exons AtgggagaagagaaagaaatgttAGACCCAAATGTTGTTGGCCGTAGCGTGCCACAATGTTGTCGGTGTAATGAATTGGAAGAGAGATGCAAGAAAGCTGAAGTGAGGTGTGAGGAGTTGGGATTTGAGcttcaaaagaaaaaggagcACTGTGAAGAACTTGGGGCTAAAGTTATGGCACTGGAGGGAgaaaagtttgaatttgaagaTAAGGTGAAAGTTTTGAGTAAAGGACTTGAAAGGCTGAAAGAAGTTAGTGGTGGAGAGATAAAACCAATTGTTGATTTGGCAGAGGACAATGACAAAGTTTTACAGTGTGAAAAGATAAGAGCCGAGAGTGAGGTTGAGGTTTGGAAAGACAAGTACAAGAAATTGGAATCATGGGCCTTACAATTCGGGATGGGAAGGGACGGCGATGAAGAAAATGGAAAGGAGCAAGAAAGTAAGCCAATAAGTAATGAAGGAAACTTGCATCTTGATACAAGCTTTGGCTTCTGGCAGAATCTGGAGAAGGTTGCGGCTTTGGGGaacaaaaaaattggagatattCAGTCAGTAG GTACACCTTCTGATGGCATATTTCATAGAAGTCATATCTTAGATGTGCTACCAAGCAGGAAAACTAAACAGTTGACATTTCAAACTGAAGAGTCTCACGGCAAAAATATGGCTCCGTCTACTCTAATTGGTGCAAAATCTGCTCCTACTAGTGTGATTGATATCATTGATAGTGATGATGAACCTAATATTATTCAGAACCCTGTACCAGATAGGCAGGGTAGTGAAAGCATTTCAGTTTCAGCGTGCTTTGCAGCAGATGGGAAGGAGTCTAACAACAGTAGTGCCCAAAACAATCAGGATAGTTTGGATTTGGATGAAAATCTCTTATTTGTTGCAACTCCTAAGAGAAAACGAACTTGTAATGTTGTTACAAGCGAGTCTGAAAGTGATGATGATAATATTCTGATTTGTAAGCTTAAAAGGAAGCATATTCAGGAACCAAGTTCTGATCAAGTTAGACCTGACTTGAGTAGTTCACCTCCTGCTAATATTTCAGAGGATAACAAGGTCACAGACAGTGTAATGACTAGGCGCCGTCTATGGCCTCTGAGAAAATGTGCAAGAAAAAGTCAGGATGATAAAATATCTTCATGTAGGCCTCGTAAGGCCAAGAATCAGCAAAGTATTCCAACTAATGACGATGCTGATGATGAATCAGAAGAGGATTTGTCATACAGTGAGGGAGAAaatatgagtgattttattgtTGATGATTCTGATGTATCTAATTGTGAAGACACATCTAGCACGTCACAGGACGTAGCTAATTCTGATGTGGCGGACTCTGATTCTGCTAACTCACAAGATGTACAAGATAGTAACATGGAATCATATTCACAGGATGTATCAGATGAAGATATGGACTTTGgtaatatattatcaaaaatTCAGAGGAGCAAAACCAACATGAAATGGGAATTCGAGGCTGACATGCTTGCAGCATTTGGAAAGGATCCAGAATTGTGTATGAAGGCTGTCTGTGCTCTTTATCGACAGCAAACTTCTGAGGAACAGATGAGCAAGGGAGCATTGCTCTCCAACCAGCGTGGATTCAATAAGTTTGATGCTTACAA GGGCAGTATTTTGGCCGAGTTCCTCACTGATGGAGATCCTTATGGTGGTTTAAAGAAGTCTGTGAAGGAGTTGCAAGAAAATGACCCAGAAGCAGTTGAACTGTGCAGATCACTAGCAACTCACTACTCTAAGCAACTATATGAGATTTACAAGAACAAAGAGGATCCTCTTTTCCCTGGCTAG